A genomic stretch from Coffea arabica cultivar ET-39 chromosome 10c, Coffea Arabica ET-39 HiFi, whole genome shotgun sequence includes:
- the LOC140015720 gene encoding agamous-like MADS-box protein AGL104 yields the protein MGRAKLQMKRIESTTSRQVTFSKRRNGVLKKAYELSTLCDVEIALLMFSPAGRLTQFSTQKRIEDVFARFVDLSNREREKMFEPDLGSMTSMEELESCEKLLEDLLNSVTNRKICEQLVSNLVRSYHPKILELNVTLKKVFLMQGTVLSSLKEGQSSQRSAEVLNWLPDGSCKGHTLDSPIVNVDTRDDISTSCVPLEESSCNLNLGNMKDGKFQTSVNQKVPAWAHSYNSADISGRNSGAEYPDVMPLNEELKTGELAKHETKMLLQD from the exons ATGGGTCGTGCAAAGCTCCAGATGAAGAGAATCGAGAGCACCACAAGTAGGCAGGTCACATTCTCCAAGCGTAGAAATGGGGTTCTCAAGAAAGCTTATGAACTTTCCACTCTTTGTGATGTTGAAATTGCCCTCTTGATGTTCTCTCCTGCCGGTCGTCTTACTCAATTCTCTACCCAAAAGAG GATTGAAGATGTGTTTGCTCGTTTCGTTGATCTCTCTAATAGAGAAAGGGAAAA GATGTTTGAACCTGACCTGGGAAGTATGACATCCATGGAGGAGCTTGAATCATGTGAGAAACTCCTTGAAGACCTATTGAATTCTGTGACGAATAGAAAGATCTGT GAACAACTAGTAAGCAATCTTGTACGTTCATATCATCCTAAGATTTTGGAG CTAAATGTTACATTGAAGAAAGTTTTCCTCATGCAGGGAACAGTTCTAAGTTCACTAAAAGAGGGCCAATCCTCGCAGAGGAGTGCTGAGGTTCTGAATTGGTTACCTGATGGTTCCTGCAAAGGACATACTTTAGATTCACCTATTGTCAATGTTGATACCAG GGATGATATCTCCACTTCTTGTGTCCCATTAGAAGAAAGTAGCTGTAACTTGAACCTTGGGAACATGAAAGACGGCAAGTTTCAGACTTCAGTTAATCAGAAAGTTCCAGCATGGGCTCATTCGTATAATTCTGCTGATATTTCAG GAAGAAATAGTGGAGCAGAATATCCAGATGTGATGCCACTCAATGAAGAACTCAAAACTGGGGAACTAGCAAAACACGAGACGAAAATGTTGCTTCAAGACTAG
- the LOC140015719 gene encoding uncharacterized protein: MENIEDYVNKMLFDDAEEVANHNVNDTALPAMPPHHAVRQSLSSMKFVVNTIHHVLSSPIIKLNSIQEVIILNKSLGLLVTCQAETSTDPEAPIPVEQHAIYRDLYAAAFGVDDKDAGQLAQFSPSPVEFSSGANTSVVPESFSTALGSQKIPRWDQAEQFSFAPIDYNSESANTSMMQESSSRDLGSQQQSDVQQPNPAPQKSSSLEPIPILVKSKSYIALSIHPDAGASSQHPSQGLPTLGSSYTNQALDTGASSQYPSHGLPTLGSSYTNQALAQQHSGWPVQQLSPDASSSLTPEEVVRGSTYRGLSLGLSSKPGVLSIGSIWNHREVDLNAWAPASQAPQRLSSVSVSTSATQTAQQGLSGTNASASATQATSSSSNARKRRATWEADATAQNDRTIFRTWIRQMSADGKNQK; this comes from the exons ATGGAGAATATTGAAGATTACGTGAACAAGATGTTGTTTGATGACGCTGAGGAAGTTGCTAATCATAATGTCAACGATACAGCCTTGCCTGCTATGCCTCCTCACCATGCA GTCCGTCAAAGTTTGTCTAGTATGAAATTTGTTGTAAATACTATTCACCATGTCCTCA GTAGTccaattatcaaattaaatagCATACAAGAAGTTATAATTCTAAATAAAAGTCTCGGTCTCCTTGTAACTTGCCAGGCAGAAACATCCACGGACCCTGAGGCACCAATACCAGTGGAACAGCATGCTATATACCGTGACCTATATGCGGCGGCATTCGGTGTAGATGATAAAGATGCCGGTCAACTAGCTCAGTTTTCACCCTCTCCTGTGGAGTTCAGCTCCGGTGCCAATACCTCTGTCGTACCAGAATCATTCTCTACTGCTTTAGG GAGCCAAAAAATTCCTCGATGGGATCAAGCTGAGCAGTTCTCATTCGCTCCTATTGACTACAACTCAGAAAGTGCCAATACTTCCATGATGCAAGAATCGTCATCCAGGGACTTGGG GTCCCAACAGCAATCAGATGTTCAACAGCCAAATCCGGCACCACAGAAATCAAGTTCACTGGAACCCATACCCATCCTGGTTAAGTCCAAGTCATACATTGCATTGAG TATTCATCCTGATGCCGGTGCCTCGTCCCAGCATCCAAGTCAAGGCTTGCCAACGTTGGGCTCAAGCTACACTAATCAAGCCCTTGATACTGGTGCCTCATCCCAGTATCCAAGCCACGGCTTGCCAACGTTAGGCTCAAGCTACACCAATCAGGCCCTTGCTCAACAACACTCCGGTTGGCCTGTTCAACAACTTTCACCAGATGCAAGCTCAAGCTTGACTCCTGAAGAAGTAGTGCGTGGATCAACTTATCGAGGACTGTCATTAGGTTTAAGTTCAAAACCCGGAGTACTTTCAATAGGCTCCATATGGAATCATAGAGAAGTTGACCTTAATGCCTGGGCCCCAGCTTCTCAAGCTCCACAG CGACTTAGCAGCGTTAGTGTCTCTACTTCGGCAACTCAAACAGCTCAACAG GGACTCAGCGGCACCAATGCCTCAGCTTCGGCTACTCAAGCCACTAGCTCATCATCAAACGCCAGG AAGAGAAGAGCCACTTGGGAAGCTGACGCAACTGCACAGAATGACCGTACTATTTTCCGAACCTGGATTCGTCAAAT GTCTGCTGATGGAAAAAATCAGAAGTGA